A window from Staphylococcus succinus encodes these proteins:
- the gap gene encoding type I glyceraldehyde-3-phosphate dehydrogenase — translation MTTNIAINGMGRIGRMVLRIALKNEDLNVVAINASYPPETIAHLINYDTTHGAYDLKVEPTENGIKVNQQEIKLVSDRNPEHLPWQSLGIDVVIEATGKFNHGDKAEAHIAAGAKKVLLTGPSKGGHVQMIVKGVNDDRLDIENYDIFSNASCTTNCIGPVAKVLNDRFGIQNGLMTTVHAITNDQNNIDNPHKDLRRARSCNESIIPTSTGAAKALKEVLPELEGKLHGMALRVPTKNVSLVDLVVDLDTDVTVDQVNQAFKDHDLNGVISTEDAPLVSMDYNTNPHSAIIDTQSTMVMGENKVKIIAWYDNEWGYSNRVVEVAAYIGQLLKNDIAAVVN, via the coding sequence ATGACGACAAATATTGCAATTAATGGCATGGGAAGAATAGGTAGAATGGTATTGAGAATCGCGCTGAAAAATGAAGATTTAAATGTAGTAGCGATTAATGCGAGTTATCCACCTGAAACCATTGCCCATCTTATTAATTATGATACTACGCATGGTGCATACGATTTAAAAGTAGAACCCACTGAAAATGGTATCAAAGTTAATCAACAAGAAATAAAATTAGTATCTGACAGAAATCCAGAACATTTACCATGGCAATCGCTAGGGATAGATGTAGTAATTGAAGCGACAGGTAAATTTAATCATGGAGATAAAGCTGAAGCACACATTGCAGCAGGTGCTAAAAAAGTATTGTTAACTGGGCCATCTAAGGGTGGACATGTACAAATGATAGTGAAAGGAGTTAATGATGATCGTTTAGATATAGAAAATTATGATATTTTTAGTAATGCGTCATGTACTACCAATTGTATAGGACCAGTTGCTAAAGTATTAAATGATCGATTTGGTATTCAAAACGGTTTGATGACTACAGTACATGCGATTACAAATGATCAAAATAATATAGATAACCCACATAAAGATTTGAGACGTGCGCGTTCTTGTAATGAAAGCATTATACCAACTTCCACTGGCGCAGCGAAAGCCCTTAAAGAAGTGTTGCCGGAGTTAGAAGGCAAATTGCATGGTATGGCATTACGTGTACCAACTAAAAATGTGTCGTTAGTTGATTTAGTGGTTGATTTAGATACAGATGTTACAGTGGATCAAGTTAATCAAGCGTTTAAAGACCACGACTTAAACGGAGTTATTTCCACAGAAGATGCACCGCTTGTATCGATGGATTATAACACAAACCCTCATTCAGCTATCATTGATACACAAAGTACAATGGTAATGGGAGAAAACAAAGTGAAGATTATCGCTTGGTACGATAATGAATGGGGTTACTCTAATAGAGTAGTAGAAGTGGCAGCATATATTGGACAATTATTGAAAAATGATATTGCAGCTGTAGTAAATTAA
- the dnaI gene encoding primosomal protein DnaI yields MKSFNNIMGESNDLTRRIAKIKKDVVSDTDVKQFLESHQAEVTNAMIDEDLNILQEYKDQLKHYDGHAYTDCPNFVKGHVPELYIENEHIKIRYLPCPCKIKHDEDKFNAHLITSHHMQRDTLNAKLKDIYMDRRDRLEVAMAANKICDQITNHEPQVKGLYLHGPFGTGKSFILGAMANQLKTEKVPSTIVYLPEFIRSLKGGFKDGSFETKLARVREANVLMLDDIGAEEITPWARDEVIGPLLHYRMVQELPTFFSSNLSFDELEYHLSVTRDGTEKTKAARIMERIKTLSTPYYLEGKNYRND; encoded by the coding sequence ATGAAATCCTTTAATAATATCATGGGTGAGTCCAATGATTTGACCAGACGCATAGCTAAAATTAAAAAAGATGTAGTTAGTGATACAGATGTGAAGCAATTTTTAGAATCGCATCAAGCAGAAGTTACAAATGCGATGATTGACGAGGATTTAAATATTTTACAAGAATATAAAGACCAATTGAAACATTATGATGGTCATGCTTATACAGATTGTCCTAACTTTGTGAAAGGGCATGTGCCTGAATTATATATTGAAAATGAGCATATCAAAATTCGTTACTTACCTTGCCCATGTAAAATCAAACATGATGAGGATAAATTTAATGCACATTTAATTACTTCACATCATATGCAAAGAGATACATTAAATGCCAAGCTCAAAGATATTTATATGGATAGAAGAGATAGGTTAGAAGTTGCAATGGCAGCAAATAAAATCTGTGATCAAATTACAAATCACGAGCCACAAGTTAAGGGGTTATATCTACATGGCCCATTTGGCACAGGTAAATCATTTATTTTAGGTGCCATGGCAAACCAATTAAAAACTGAGAAAGTGCCATCTACAATTGTATATTTACCTGAATTTATTCGTTCTTTAAAAGGCGGTTTTAAAGATGGTAGTTTTGAAACAAAATTAGCACGTGTAAGAGAAGCTAACGTATTAATGTTAGATGATATAGGTGCTGAAGAAATTACCCCTTGGGCAAGAGATGAAGTAATTGGACCTTTGTTACATTATCGTATGGTTCAAGAATTGCCAACATTTTTTAGTTCTAATTTAAGTTTTGATGAACTTGAATATCACTTATCTGTAACACGGGATGGGACTGAAAAAACTAAGGCCGCAAGAATCATGGAAAGAATAAAAACATTATCTACACCATACTACTTAGAAGGAAAAAATTATCGCAACGATTGA
- the mutM gene encoding bifunctional DNA-formamidopyrimidine glycosylase/DNA-(apurinic or apyrimidinic site) lyase, translated as MPELPEVEHVKRGIQPFVQGQTIESVVFSDKVKEGKAANKETIIKGLALDTFQHLTEDFVIKDIERRSKYIVFYLQHGDEERILISHLGMAGGFFVVDSIEDISVPNYRKHWHVIFKLNNGKLLVYSDIRRFGEIRNVPSFEAYPSFLEIAPEPFTEAAMPHYLSWFGKKLYQNKPIKQMILDHRVISGCGNIYACEALFRADIHPARLSKDLKHQEREMLFYYVREVLEAGIKYGGTSISDYLHADGSKGSMQLHLNVYKQKVCKVCGNDIETQVIATRNSHFCATCQK; from the coding sequence GTGCCTGAATTACCAGAAGTAGAACATGTTAAAAGAGGCATTCAACCGTTTGTTCAAGGTCAAACAATTGAATCAGTAGTCTTTTCCGATAAAGTGAAAGAAGGAAAAGCAGCTAATAAAGAAACAATTATTAAAGGTTTAGCGTTAGATACATTTCAACATCTTACAGAAGATTTTGTAATAAAGGATATAGAAAGAAGAAGCAAGTATATTGTTTTCTACTTACAACATGGAGACGAAGAAAGGATTTTAATCAGTCATTTAGGGATGGCTGGTGGTTTCTTTGTGGTTGACAGCATAGAGGATATTAGTGTGCCAAATTACCGTAAACACTGGCATGTTATTTTTAAATTAAATAACGGAAAATTACTTGTTTACTCTGATATACGAAGATTTGGAGAAATAAGAAATGTGCCTTCATTTGAGGCATATCCCTCATTTTTAGAAATTGCGCCAGAACCATTTACTGAAGCAGCTATGCCTCATTATTTATCTTGGTTTGGCAAAAAACTATATCAAAATAAACCAATTAAACAAATGATTTTAGATCATAGAGTGATATCGGGTTGTGGGAATATATATGCATGTGAAGCCCTATTTAGAGCGGATATTCATCCTGCTAGACTATCCAAAGATTTGAAACATCAAGAGCGAGAAATGTTATTTTATTATGTTCGAGAAGTACTTGAAGCGGGTATAAAATACGGTGGCACAAGCATATCTGATTATCTACATGCGGATGGTAGTAAAGGATCTATGCAATTGCATTTGAATGTATATAAACAAAAGGTATGTAAAGTTTGTGGAAATGATATTGAAACACAAGTAATTGCTACAAGAAATAGTCATTTCTGCGCTACATGTCAAAAATAA
- a CDS encoding replication initiation and membrane attachment family protein, which yields MALQSYDYGLRPHDNFTVIRHFHINHSHLEILNRLYTPMIGSSAIGLYHYLDQFVEFKTDSVLTHYIIMSELKINLLDFRKNMDLLEGIGLVKSFVKHDAQHSSFVYQLIQPPSAKQFFSDPMLSVYLFSEVSKQRYQQLKQHFEDKDQLDMTLFQDVTRQFTDVFKIPNQELQSDTSYIQSEETYEGLNLSRVKFDFETLYDLLQSHFVSTKIIDKEAKALIIQIATLYGLTAESMKRIILKSITSAQELSFEELRKHARTFYLIEHEQQLPKLQVKSESAQSHSSETLTKDKQSESSHWLEQLEETSPIDMLASWSESEPTPQQKYMIEELVEREQLSFGVINILLQFVMLKEDMKLPKTYILEIASNWKKKGIKTAEEAYNYALKVSQPKDEHKPSKPYYKQKQLASREMTPKWLEERDNTNQNDKSMNQTEDDEKLKSDREAFLNQLKTRWKEDTE from the coding sequence ATGGCTTTACAATCATATGATTATGGTTTACGACCGCACGACAATTTCACAGTTATACGGCATTTTCACATAAATCATAGTCATTTAGAAATTTTAAATCGTTTGTATACGCCGATGATAGGATCAAGTGCGATTGGCTTATATCATTACTTAGATCAATTTGTTGAATTTAAGACAGATTCAGTGCTCACACATTACATTATCATGAGTGAATTAAAAATAAATCTTTTAGATTTTAGAAAAAATATGGATTTACTAGAAGGTATCGGTTTAGTTAAATCGTTCGTAAAGCATGATGCACAACATTCTTCGTTTGTATATCAACTGATACAACCGCCTTCCGCAAAGCAATTCTTCTCAGATCCAATGTTATCCGTGTATCTTTTTAGTGAAGTGAGTAAACAACGTTATCAACAATTAAAACAACATTTTGAAGATAAAGATCAATTAGATATGACACTATTTCAAGATGTGACACGCCAATTTACAGATGTTTTTAAAATTCCTAATCAAGAACTACAGAGTGATACTAGCTACATTCAGAGTGAAGAAACATATGAAGGATTAAATTTATCACGTGTGAAGTTTGATTTTGAAACACTTTATGATCTATTACAATCACACTTTGTGAGTACGAAAATCATCGATAAAGAAGCGAAAGCGTTAATCATACAAATTGCTACATTATATGGTTTAACTGCTGAATCAATGAAACGTATTATATTGAAATCTATTACGAGCGCTCAAGAGCTATCATTTGAAGAATTAAGAAAGCATGCAAGAACATTTTATTTGATAGAACATGAACAACAGTTGCCTAAATTACAAGTTAAATCCGAGTCAGCTCAGTCTCATTCATCTGAGACTCTTACTAAGGATAAACAAAGTGAATCAAGTCATTGGTTAGAACAATTAGAAGAAACAAGTCCAATAGATATGTTGGCGTCTTGGTCAGAATCTGAACCTACACCACAACAAAAGTATATGATTGAAGAATTAGTGGAACGTGAACAGTTATCGTTTGGTGTGATTAATATTTTATTACAATTTGTTATGTTGAAAGAAGATATGAAACTGCCGAAAACCTATATACTTGAAATTGCATCCAATTGGAAGAAAAAGGGAATAAAGACAGCAGAAGAAGCATATAACTATGCGTTGAAGGTAAGTCAACCTAAAGATGAACATAAACCAAGCAAACCATATTATAAACAAAAGCAATTAGCTTCAAGAGAAATGACGCCTAAATGGTTAGAAGAACGAGATAATACAAATCAAAATGACAAATCTATGAATCAAACTGAAGATGATGAAAAGTTGAAAAGCGATAGAGAAGCATTTTTAAATCAATTAAAAACAAGATGGAAGGAGGATACTGAATGA
- the polA gene encoding DNA polymerase I, giving the protein MNKLILIDGNSLSFRAFYALPLLQNKAGIHTNAVYGFAMLLEKIIKEEQPTHFLVAFDAGKTTFRHDTYGEYKGGRQTTPPELSEQFPYVRQLLDAYQIKRYELDNYEADDIIGTLSKAANDEQFQTIIVTGDRDLTQLATEDVTIYYTKKGVTDVDHYTPQFISEKYDGLVPEQIIDMKGLMGDTSDNIPGVAGVGEKTAIKLLKQFTTVENVYEHLDEVSGKKLKEKLENSKDDALMSKKLATINCESPIEVSLKDTKLPENPDISEKIELFKKLEFKQLLDQIDINGDNTTTEEKEMNVTTDFTNIDFTDLKSAIVHFELDGSNYLKDDILKFALYDGIHHVVIDAQDIHKYEQLIEWLENEQTEKIVYDAKKSYVVAHRLDINIKNIEFDIMLASYIIDPSRNIDDVHSVVTNFGQHFVQQSVAVYGKGKKRQVPEDEILNHYIATIIEAISESQSIMKDYLEEYNQTDLLYDLELPLARILSQMEEIGIYTDAKDLQEMEKEIQSKLDVLVDNIYQSAGASFNINSPKQLGVVLFETLELPVIKKTKTGYSTAVDVLEQLQGEHPIIEYILEYRQLAKLQSTYVEGLQKVISKDNRIHTRFNQTLAQTGRLSSIDPNLQNIPIRLEEGRKIRKAFKSTDENNVIFSADYSQIELRVLAHITQDESMKQAFINDEDIHTATAMKVFEVPANEVDSVMRRQAKAVNFGIVYGISDYGLSQSLGITRKQAKKFIDDYLNSFPGVKQYMEDVVKDCKAQGYVETLLHRRRYIPDITSRNFNLRGFAERTAMNTPIQGSAADIIKLAMVNFANEVKHTEFHAKLLLQVHDELIFEIPKEEVEAFGEFIEDIMDNALKLDVPLKVESSYGQTWYDAK; this is encoded by the coding sequence TTGAATAAATTAATCTTAATTGATGGTAACAGCTTAAGTTTTAGAGCTTTTTATGCCTTACCATTATTACAAAATAAAGCAGGTATCCATACGAATGCAGTATATGGTTTTGCTATGCTACTTGAAAAAATTATAAAAGAAGAACAACCTACACATTTCTTAGTTGCATTTGATGCAGGAAAAACAACATTTAGACATGACACTTATGGTGAATATAAAGGTGGACGTCAGACAACACCACCAGAGTTAAGCGAACAATTCCCGTATGTTAGACAGTTATTAGATGCCTATCAAATCAAACGTTATGAATTAGATAATTATGAAGCTGATGATATTATTGGTACTTTAAGTAAAGCAGCAAACGATGAACAATTCCAAACAATTATTGTCACTGGAGATCGTGATTTAACACAATTAGCTACAGAAGATGTGACGATATATTATACGAAAAAAGGTGTTACAGATGTCGATCACTATACACCTCAATTTATTTCTGAGAAATATGATGGATTAGTTCCTGAACAAATTATTGATATGAAAGGGCTAATGGGTGACACTTCAGATAATATTCCTGGTGTAGCTGGTGTCGGTGAAAAGACAGCTATAAAATTATTGAAACAATTTACGACTGTAGAAAATGTTTATGAACATTTAGATGAAGTGTCTGGTAAGAAATTAAAAGAAAAACTTGAAAATAGTAAAGATGATGCGTTAATGAGTAAGAAACTCGCAACGATTAATTGCGAAAGCCCGATTGAAGTTTCTTTAAAAGATACTAAACTTCCAGAAAACCCAGATATTAGTGAAAAAATAGAATTATTTAAAAAATTAGAGTTCAAACAATTGTTAGACCAAATTGATATTAATGGAGATAATACTACTACCGAAGAAAAAGAGATGAATGTAACGACTGATTTTACAAACATAGATTTTACAGATTTGAAATCTGCGATTGTACATTTTGAATTAGATGGCTCTAATTATTTAAAAGATGATATATTAAAATTTGCTTTGTATGATGGTATCCACCACGTTGTTATTGATGCTCAAGACATTCATAAGTATGAACAGCTTATTGAATGGTTGGAAAATGAGCAAACAGAAAAAATAGTTTATGATGCAAAGAAATCATACGTGGTGGCACATAGATTGGATATTAATATAAAAAACATTGAATTTGATATCATGCTAGCAAGTTATATTATCGATCCTTCTCGAAATATTGATGATGTGCATTCGGTGGTGACGAATTTTGGTCAACACTTTGTGCAACAAAGTGTTGCTGTATACGGTAAAGGCAAGAAGAGACAAGTGCCTGAAGATGAAATACTCAATCATTACATTGCAACAATCATAGAAGCGATAAGTGAGTCGCAATCTATCATGAAAGATTACTTAGAAGAATACAACCAAACGGATTTATTGTATGATTTAGAATTACCATTAGCACGTATTTTAAGTCAAATGGAAGAAATTGGTATTTACACAGATGCGAAAGATCTTCAAGAAATGGAAAAAGAAATTCAAAGTAAATTAGATGTATTGGTAGATAACATTTATCAATCTGCTGGAGCATCATTTAATATTAACTCTCCTAAACAACTAGGCGTTGTCTTATTTGAAACGCTAGAGTTACCAGTGATAAAAAAGACGAAAACAGGCTATTCGACAGCAGTGGATGTTTTAGAACAGTTACAAGGTGAACATCCAATCATTGAATATATATTAGAATATCGTCAACTTGCTAAATTACAATCGACCTATGTAGAAGGTTTGCAAAAGGTTATAAGCAAAGATAATAGAATTCATACTCGGTTTAATCAAACGCTTGCGCAAACAGGTAGGTTATCTTCTATAGACCCAAACTTACAAAATATACCTATTCGCTTAGAAGAAGGTAGGAAAATTAGAAAAGCTTTTAAATCTACTGATGAAAATAACGTTATTTTCTCAGCCGACTATTCACAAATTGAATTAAGAGTATTGGCACATATTACGCAGGATGAAAGTATGAAACAAGCATTTATTAATGATGAAGATATTCATACCGCTACAGCAATGAAGGTGTTTGAAGTTCCTGCTAATGAAGTAGATAGTGTTATGCGTAGACAAGCAAAAGCTGTTAACTTTGGAATTGTATATGGTATTAGTGATTACGGTTTGAGCCAAAGCTTAGGTATTACACGTAAGCAAGCGAAAAAATTTATTGATGATTACTTAAATAGTTTCCCAGGCGTGAAACAATATATGGAAGATGTTGTAAAAGATTGTAAAGCTCAAGGTTATGTTGAAACACTATTACATCGTCGTAGATATATTCCTGATATCACAAGTAGAAACTTTAACTTAAGGGGTTTTGCAGAAAGAACAGCAATGAATACACCTATTCAAGGTAGTGCAGCAGATATTATTAAATTAGCAATGGTTAACTTTGCAAACGAGGTTAAGCATACAGAATTCCATGCTAAGCTATTATTACAAGTACATGATGAATTAATATTTGAAATACCTAAAGAAGAAGTAGAAGCGTTTGGAGAGTTCATAGAAGATATTATGGACAATGCGCTAAAATTAGATGTACCATTGAAAGTTGAGTCCAGTTATGGTCAAACTTGGTATGATGCAAAATAG
- the thrS gene encoding threonine--tRNA ligase — translation MDQINIKFPDGNSKVFDKGTTTEDIAQSISPGLRKKAVAGKFNGQLIDLTRPIEADGAIEIVTPGTDEALEVLRHSTAHLMAQALKRLYGNVNFGVGPVIEGGFYYDFDMEESISSDDFEKIEKTMKQIVNENYLIERKVVTRDEAKAFFSNDPYKLELIDAIPEDELVTLYSQGEFTDLCRGVHVPSTSKIKEFKLLSTAGAYWRGDSNNKMLQRIYGTAFFDKKELKAHLQMLEERKERDHRKIGKELELFSNNQLVGAGLPLWLPNGATIRREIERYIVDKEVSMGYDHVYTPVMANVDLYKTSGHWDHYQEDMFPTMKLDENEEMVLRPMNCPHHMMIYANKPHSYRELPIRIAELGTMHRYEASGAVSGLQRVRGMTLNDAHIFVRPDQIKEEFKRVVNLIIDVYNDFGFDNYKFRLSYRDPEDKEKYFDDDEMWNRAESMLKEASDELGLDYEEAVGEAAFYGPKLDVQVQTAMGKEETLSTAQLDFLLPKKFDLTYIGNDGEHHRPVVIHRGVVSTMERFVAFLTEETKGAFPTWLAPKQVEIIPVNVDIHYDYARALQDELKSQGVRVEIDDRNEKMGYKIREAQMQKIPYQIVVGDKEVENNEVNVRKYGSQDQETVEKDTFIWDLVDEIRLKKQR, via the coding sequence ATGGATCAAATTAATATTAAGTTTCCTGATGGTAATTCAAAGGTATTTGATAAAGGAACAACTACAGAAGATATTGCACAATCTATAAGTCCTGGACTAAGAAAAAAAGCAGTTGCTGGTAAATTTAATGGTCAACTAATTGATTTAACAAGACCCATTGAGGCAGATGGAGCAATTGAAATCGTAACACCAGGAACTGATGAAGCACTAGAAGTATTGCGCCATTCAACAGCACACCTTATGGCTCAAGCATTAAAACGTCTATACGGAAATGTAAATTTTGGTGTTGGTCCTGTAATTGAGGGTGGTTTTTATTATGATTTTGATATGGAAGAAAGCATTTCTTCTGATGACTTTGAAAAAATTGAAAAAACAATGAAACAAATTGTTAATGAAAATTATCTGATTGAACGTAAAGTTGTAACACGAGATGAAGCTAAAGCCTTTTTCTCAAATGATCCATATAAATTAGAATTAATTGATGCGATTCCAGAAGACGAACTTGTGACTTTATATTCACAAGGTGAATTTACTGACTTGTGTCGTGGTGTCCATGTACCATCAACATCTAAAATAAAAGAATTTAAATTATTATCTACGGCAGGCGCATATTGGCGCGGTGACAGTAACAATAAAATGTTACAACGTATTTATGGTACAGCCTTTTTTGATAAAAAAGAGCTTAAAGCGCATCTTCAAATGTTGGAAGAGCGTAAAGAACGTGATCACCGTAAAATTGGTAAAGAATTAGAATTATTTTCTAATAATCAATTGGTTGGTGCAGGATTGCCATTATGGTTGCCAAATGGTGCAACAATACGTAGAGAAATCGAACGTTATATTGTCGATAAAGAAGTGAGCATGGGATATGATCATGTGTACACACCAGTTATGGCAAACGTGGACTTGTATAAAACATCTGGACACTGGGATCATTATCAAGAAGATATGTTCCCTACAATGAAATTGGATGAAAATGAAGAAATGGTCTTAAGACCAATGAACTGTCCTCATCATATGATGATTTATGCAAACAAACCGCATTCATACCGTGAGTTACCAATTAGAATTGCTGAGTTAGGAACAATGCATCGTTACGAAGCAAGTGGTGCTGTATCAGGTTTACAACGTGTGAGAGGGATGACACTTAATGATGCGCATATATTTGTCAGACCTGATCAAATTAAAGAAGAATTTAAGCGCGTTGTTAACTTAATTATTGATGTTTATAATGATTTTGGTTTTGATAATTATAAATTCAGGTTAAGTTACAGAGACCCAGAAGACAAAGAAAAATATTTTGATGACGATGAGATGTGGAACAGAGCGGAAAGCATGTTAAAAGAAGCATCTGATGAACTTGGCTTAGACTATGAAGAAGCGGTGGGAGAGGCTGCATTCTATGGTCCAAAATTAGACGTTCAAGTACAAACAGCTATGGGTAAAGAAGAAACATTATCTACAGCACAATTAGACTTCTTATTACCAAAAAAATTCGATTTAACTTACATTGGTAATGATGGTGAACATCATAGACCAGTTGTTATTCATCGTGGCGTAGTATCTACTATGGAACGATTTGTCGCATTCTTAACTGAGGAGACTAAAGGTGCATTCCCAACATGGTTAGCGCCTAAGCAAGTAGAAATTATCCCTGTTAATGTAGATATTCATTACGATTATGCAAGAGCCTTACAAGATGAGCTTAAATCACAAGGCGTTAGAGTTGAAATTGATGACCGCAATGAAAAAATGGGTTACAAAATTAGAGAAGCGCAAATGCAAAAAATACCATACCAAATTGTTGTAGGAGACAAAGAGGTAGAGAATAATGAAGTTAATGTAAGAAAATATGGTTCACAAGATCAAGAAACTGTTGAAAAAGATACTTTCATTTGGGATTTAGTAGATGAGATTAGATTGAAAAAACAAAGATAG
- the nrdR gene encoding transcriptional regulator NrdR gives MKCPKCNSTHSRVVDSRHADEVNAIRRRRECEKCETRFTTFEHIEKRPLIVVKKDGTREQFLREKILNGLVRSCEKRPVRYEQLEEITNNVEWKLRDDGHAEISSREIGEHVMNLLMHVDQVSYVRFASVYKEFKDVDQLLQSMQGILAENKRSDS, from the coding sequence ATGAAATGCCCGAAATGTAATTCGACTCATTCTCGTGTTGTAGACTCTAGACATGCAGATGAAGTTAATGCGATTCGACGTAGAAGAGAATGTGAAAAGTGTGAGACGAGATTCACAACTTTTGAACATATAGAAAAAAGACCGCTAATTGTAGTCAAAAAAGATGGTACAAGGGAACAATTTTTACGTGAAAAAATATTAAACGGTTTAGTACGCTCATGTGAAAAAAGACCTGTACGATATGAACAATTAGAAGAAATTACGAATAATGTTGAATGGAAGTTGCGCGACGATGGGCACGCTGAAATTTCATCAAGAGAAATAGGAGAACATGTCATGAACTTACTCATGCATGTAGACCAAGTATCCTATGTAAGATTTGCATCTGTGTACAAAGAATTTAAAGATGTTGATCAATTACTACAATCGATGCAAGGTATCTTAGCCGAAAATAAACGGAGTGATTCATAG
- the coaE gene encoding dephospho-CoA kinase (Dephospho-CoA kinase (CoaE) performs the final step in coenzyme A biosynthesis.) — translation MPKVIGLTGGIASGKSTVSELLTAHGFKVVDADVAARQAVAKGTKGLEQVKAVFGEAAIDKDGNMDRAYVGDVIFNHPEKRLELNEIVHPIVNDIMQQEKEDYLKQGFNVIMDIPLLFENELQDTVDEVWLVYTSESIQIERLMERNDLSMEDAKARVYSQISIDKKRRMADHEIDNRDTKLELKQNLEQLLVEEGYIDNDTDTEEVE, via the coding sequence ATGCCAAAAGTTATAGGACTAACTGGTGGTATCGCATCAGGTAAATCAACTGTATCTGAATTGTTAACAGCACATGGCTTCAAAGTAGTTGATGCAGATGTTGCAGCACGACAAGCGGTAGCAAAAGGTACGAAAGGTTTAGAACAGGTGAAAGCTGTATTTGGTGAAGCAGCGATTGATAAAGATGGAAATATGGATCGTGCGTATGTAGGAGACGTTATTTTTAACCATCCGGAAAAAAGATTAGAGTTAAATGAAATCGTACATCCAATTGTCAATGATATCATGCAACAAGAAAAAGAAGATTACCTCAAACAAGGTTTTAATGTGATTATGGATATTCCATTATTATTTGAAAATGAATTGCAAGATACGGTCGATGAAGTATGGTTAGTCTATACTTCTGAAAGTATTCAAATTGAAAGATTGATGGAACGAAATGATTTATCTATGGAAGACGCTAAAGCACGTGTATATAGTCAAATATCCATTGATAAAAAACGCAGAATGGCTGACCATGAGATAGATAATCGTGATACAAAATTAGAACTAAAGCAAAATTTAGAACAGTTACTAGTTGAAGAAGGTTACATTGATAATGATACGGATACCGAGGAAGTAGAGTAA